CGTTCTCGAGACGGCGGACCGCCGCGTTGAACGTCTCCTCGGCCTGCATCCACATTTCCGCGGCGAACGTGTCGGCGCTCGCGTTCAGCGCATCGTCCCGAGTCTTGATCAGCGACGCCAACGTGATCTTCGCGATCTCGGCGGCTTCCACGGCCTCGTTGAAGGCCGTGGTCGCGTCCTCGAGCTCGTTCCGGATCCGCTCCATGTTCCGACCGCGTGCCAGATCTTCCTCGGCGCGCATGTACGCCTCCGCGCCGCGCTCGAAAGCCTGCGGGGCCAAGAGCTCCGCTTCGGCGGCGCCGGCCGCCTCACGTGCGGCGTCGGCTTCGGCGAACAGCGTGGCGCGCAGATCCTGCTGTGCAACGGCATGGCAAGAGAGAGCCGCGGCGAACACGAGAGCGATGAATCTTTTCATGCTGTAGAGCTCATGGGCGAACGATGCACGCCCTTAATGAAGCGGTGCTGAAAATATGTCAACCCCGATGCATCACGAAAAAGCTCGCGACGATATTGTGCGGCCAATCACAGACGCCGGGCGGGCCGTGCATTAGAGTGCCTTCGCATGGGCGTCAAGTACTACACGCACTTCGTTCTGACGGGCTCCGCCCTCGAAGGCGCGGAGCAGGAGTTCAGCGGGGTCGTGGAGCTCAATCAGCCTACGGAGCAGCGCTACGGCGTCAAGGACATCGAAGCTCTGCTCGCACGAAACTTCGATCTGCGATCGCAGGACGTTCGGCTGATCAATTGGGCGCGCCTGCAGTAGCGATTCCTTCATCTGCTTTTTCCCCCTGTAACTCACCCGGCTTCGTGCCGGGTTTTTTTCGGCGAAGGGAATCGCGCCTGCTCATGCGCGGCTCGTCCGCGTCGTGTAACGGACGTCCACGATCGTATAGACCCGCTCGCCCTCGGGCGTGCGCACGGTCACTTCCGCCCCGACCGGCTTCGAGACGACCGCCCGGCCGAGCGGCGAATCGATGCTCACGTAGCGCTCGTCGTCGCCGACCTCGTCCGGCCCGACGATGCGATATTCGCGCACGGCGCCGCTCTCGTCCTCGAGCTCGAGCCATGCGCCGAAGTACACCTTGCCGGGGTCGGCGGGCGGGCTGTCGACGATCTGCATGCCGTCGAGCCGCTTGCGCAGATAGCGCACCCGGCGGTCGATCTCGGCGAGCTGCCGCTTGCCGTAGATGTACTCGGCGTTCTCCGAGCGATCGCCTTGCGCGGCCGCCTCGGCCACGGCTTTCGTGACTGCCGGCCGCTTGCGCTTCCAGAGCTCGTCGAGCTCCTCCCGCAGCTTCGCCGCGCCTTCCGGCGTGATGTACTTCGAGCTCGGCGGGCGGGGCGGGCGATAGCGGCTCATAACACGCTGCCGGCAAACATGAGATACTTGCGGTCGTGCGAAGCGACAAGTCTAGCAGCATCGCGGGCAGTCTCCGCGGCATCCCCGTCGTCGTCACCGGCGCGAAATACCGCACGCCGCAAGGCTTCTCGGCGATCAAGAACGGCGTCAAGGTCCGCGAGGATCGGCACGCGGTTGCATCTCCGGCGAAGCCGCCATGGCTCAGGGCCAGGCTGCCTTCGGGGCCGCGCTACGAGGCCGTGAAGGCCATAGTGCGCGAGCATCGCCTCGCCACCGTCTGCGAGGAGTCGATGTGCC
This window of the Gammaproteobacteria bacterium genome carries:
- the greB gene encoding transcription elongation factor GreB, with product MSRYRPPRPPSSKYITPEGAAKLREELDELWKRKRPAVTKAVAEAAAQGDRSENAEYIYGKRQLAEIDRRVRYLRKRLDGMQIVDSPPADPGKVYFGAWLELEDESGAVREYRIVGPDEVGDDERYVSIDSPLGRAVVSKPVGAEVTVRTPEGERVYTIVDVRYTTRTSRA